A region from the Catenulispora sp. MAP5-51 genome encodes:
- a CDS encoding SAM-dependent methyltransferase, with protein sequence MTDPTGVPAGTDVDAIFDDLPSNIDTDVFSVARLYDFLLGGKHNFAPDRDFGRQLLAIEPNGRMILQQNRLFLARAIRVMLDDGVRQFLDLGSGIPTQNYVHELAHAVDPAARVVYIDNDPPAVSHSNYILRGNDNAGAVLADMVDAERVLGDPTVKSLIDFDKPVGLTALAAWHFVNDADDPAGVLQTYRRMLAPGSYLALTHATIDGATGDLVRNVQSQYQAVMKNPSPRTREQIAGFFEGFRIVDPGIVNLPAWRPDKAEDAVGAENVWFYGALGKLTAA encoded by the coding sequence ATGACCGACCCGACCGGAGTGCCCGCCGGCACCGACGTGGACGCGATCTTCGACGACCTCCCGTCGAACATCGACACCGACGTGTTCAGCGTCGCGCGGCTGTACGACTTCCTGCTCGGCGGCAAGCACAACTTCGCCCCCGACCGGGACTTCGGGCGGCAGCTGCTGGCGATCGAGCCCAACGGGCGCATGATCCTGCAGCAGAACCGCCTCTTCCTGGCCCGGGCCATCAGGGTGATGCTGGACGACGGCGTCCGGCAGTTCCTGGACCTGGGCAGCGGGATCCCGACCCAGAACTACGTGCACGAACTCGCGCACGCCGTGGACCCGGCGGCGCGGGTCGTCTACATCGACAACGACCCGCCTGCGGTGAGCCACAGCAACTACATCCTGCGCGGCAACGACAACGCCGGCGCGGTGCTGGCCGACATGGTCGACGCCGAGCGGGTGCTGGGCGACCCCACCGTCAAGTCGCTGATCGACTTCGACAAGCCGGTGGGGCTCACCGCCCTGGCCGCCTGGCACTTCGTCAACGACGCCGACGATCCGGCCGGCGTGCTGCAGACCTACCGGCGGATGCTGGCACCGGGCAGCTACCTGGCGCTGACGCACGCCACGATCGACGGTGCCACCGGCGACCTGGTCCGCAACGTCCAGAGCCAGTACCAGGCGGTGATGAAGAACCCCTCGCCGCGCACGCGCGAGCAGATCGCCGGCTTCTTCGAGGGCTTCCGCATCGTCGACCCGGGCATCGTGAACCTGCCGGCCTGGCGTCCGGACAAGGCCGAGGACGCCGTCGGCGCGGAGAACGTCTGGTTCTACGGGGCGCTGGGCAAGCTGACGGCAGCCTGA
- a CDS encoding ThiF family adenylyltransferase, producing the protein MDSPWIFTAFRAPADPDAAPEALQEIRRLRARVLFDQGRRPAFASRGGDHPGARPDAQPDSQPDAQPQDHGAWHFAARRGRDGLHGPPLGYVRLLTPATASLYQSREFLGATRYDEVLHTEGLTPGSVFEHSRLVVEHRARKLGLGLHLNALAVAAAHELGAAAMIGTSGTADGQDRFHGRFGFHPVAGTRRYVEKYTEDVVILLHRCAEGAGEHTALVDDYRLLFRYDLMEQGCPAGAVGTAGAAAAVEAAGPGRGRSFTVPHRGPVWRDAPPRRLTAIGPADPHRWKPVLFEPARHDDRVAMGSLLDTGAVREVADTIEAQLEELIRARDPGRVLDADELDAARRDQLDGARPWDYGAWAWYPWSGRLVHVLPREEFRLVRTDRNRGKIDRPEQRRLLDKRIGVIGLSVGNSAALTLAQEGVAGAFKLADFDTLSVSNLNRLRAGLHQIGVNKAVIAARQMFEIDPYLDIEIFPAGLTEDTVKEFFLGGHGPIDLLVEECDTPWVKLAAREAARDLGVPVVMDANDRGLLDIERFDREPHRPLLHGLLGTLTPDDCLDLTFDQRVDLILAMVDADRISPALAASIPKIGRTLSSWPQLASGVALGGALVTEAARRILLGGPCASGRFYVDLEELIADGRNQAAVSLPSAP; encoded by the coding sequence ATGGATTCCCCCTGGATCTTCACCGCCTTCCGCGCCCCCGCCGATCCGGACGCGGCCCCCGAGGCCCTGCAGGAGATACGGCGTCTGCGCGCCCGCGTCCTGTTCGATCAGGGCCGGCGCCCGGCCTTCGCCAGCCGCGGCGGCGACCACCCCGGCGCCCGGCCCGACGCCCAACCCGACTCCCAACCCGACGCCCAGCCCCAGGACCACGGCGCCTGGCACTTCGCCGCCCGGCGCGGCCGCGACGGCCTGCACGGCCCGCCGCTGGGGTATGTCCGGCTCCTGACACCAGCCACCGCTTCCCTGTACCAGTCCAGGGAATTCCTCGGTGCCACCCGCTATGACGAGGTCCTGCACACCGAGGGCCTGACTCCAGGATCAGTGTTCGAACACAGTCGGCTCGTCGTCGAGCACCGGGCCCGCAAGCTGGGCCTGGGCCTGCACCTGAACGCGCTGGCCGTGGCCGCCGCCCACGAACTCGGCGCGGCGGCGATGATCGGCACTTCCGGCACCGCCGACGGCCAGGACCGCTTCCACGGGCGCTTCGGCTTCCACCCGGTCGCCGGCACCCGGCGCTACGTCGAGAAGTACACCGAGGACGTCGTCATCCTGCTGCACCGCTGCGCCGAGGGCGCCGGCGAGCACACCGCCCTGGTCGACGACTACCGGCTGCTGTTCCGCTACGACCTGATGGAACAGGGCTGCCCCGCCGGAGCCGTCGGGACAGCCGGAGCCGCCGCGGCCGTCGAAGCCGCCGGGCCCGGGAGGGGGCGCTCATTCACCGTCCCGCACCGCGGGCCGGTCTGGCGAGACGCCCCGCCGCGCCGCCTCACCGCGATCGGCCCGGCGGACCCGCACCGCTGGAAGCCGGTCCTGTTCGAGCCGGCCCGGCACGACGACCGGGTGGCGATGGGCTCGCTGCTGGACACCGGCGCGGTCCGCGAGGTCGCCGACACCATCGAGGCCCAGCTGGAGGAGCTGATCCGGGCCCGCGACCCCGGGCGCGTCCTGGACGCCGACGAGCTGGACGCGGCCCGCCGGGACCAGCTGGACGGCGCCCGGCCCTGGGACTACGGCGCCTGGGCCTGGTACCCGTGGTCCGGCCGCCTGGTCCACGTCCTGCCGCGCGAGGAGTTCCGCCTGGTCCGCACCGACCGCAACCGCGGCAAGATCGACCGGCCCGAGCAGCGCCGGCTGCTGGACAAGCGGATCGGCGTCATCGGCCTGTCGGTCGGCAACAGCGCCGCGCTGACCCTGGCCCAGGAAGGCGTCGCCGGGGCCTTCAAACTGGCCGACTTCGACACGCTGAGCGTGTCCAACCTGAACCGGCTGCGCGCCGGCCTGCACCAGATCGGTGTGAACAAGGCCGTCATCGCGGCCCGGCAGATGTTCGAGATCGATCCCTATCTGGACATCGAGATCTTCCCCGCCGGCCTGACCGAGGACACGGTGAAGGAGTTCTTCCTGGGCGGCCATGGTCCGATCGACCTGCTCGTCGAGGAATGCGACACCCCGTGGGTGAAGCTCGCCGCCCGCGAGGCCGCCCGGGACCTGGGCGTGCCGGTGGTGATGGACGCGAACGACCGCGGCCTGCTGGACATCGAGCGCTTCGACCGCGAGCCGCACCGGCCGCTGCTGCACGGCCTGCTCGGGACGCTCACCCCCGACGACTGCCTGGACCTGACCTTCGACCAGCGCGTGGATCTGATCCTGGCCATGGTCGACGCCGACCGGATCTCCCCGGCGCTGGCCGCGAGCATCCCGAAGATCGGCCGCACGCTGAGCAGCTGGCCGCAGCTCGCCTCCGGAGTGGCGCTCGGGGGCGCGCTGGTGACCGAGGCCGCCCGGCGGATCCTGCTCGGCGGCCCCTGTGCGTCCGGCCGGTTCTACGTCGATCTGGAGGAGCTGATCGCCGACGGCCGCAATCAGGCTGCCGTCAGCTTGCCCAGCGCCCCGTAG